A stretch of DNA from Anopheles nili chromosome 2, idAnoNiliSN_F5_01, whole genome shotgun sequence:
GAGGCCAAGCATTTTCCAATCATCGTTTCTGTTGCACCGGTGCACCCGGCTGGCGGATGTTTTTGAAATAACTGCATTAGTTTTATTGCCCATGCCCAttggttgtgcttttttttatctccaacCACGCGCAATTTGACGTTAGATGCTGTTGGTAAATACTTCTCTGACAGCGCGTCAAAGTTGGCCTTTTTCTACCACCAAAGTATGCCTTGCTATTTTTCGGTGCACATGCGGCCAATTGCAGCCACGATGGGGCCATTTAGCAGCGCTCGTCACGACACGACCATGGGTGAAAAGAATTCCACCAACAACCGAGCGGAACGTAATCAATAAAACGTTATCGCTACTTAGCAGCATTCCTCGTCGGTTCGGCCTGGCCTGCCATTACATAACCATAATTCACCACAATTAAATCGCAACCCCTTGCCGCCGTGCTCTAAGCGAGGGGGGGTCAAGATACGCCGGTGGCCTAAAACAACCCCTCACTCCCactcccaaacacacacacacacgtgtcaATGCCGCCCGAAATGTCGGAAAATGTCAATGCCGCCCGAAAAGGACGAGGCACCCACCGGAAACCGGCCACAGTACACTTTCTAAACCCCCTTCTTTTAGGGCTCGCATGCAAAAGGGACGCTTgcaggcaaacacacacacccgtacaCCCCCAACTAcaccctcccacccacgcTCTTACCTGAAAGCGCGAGATTAGGTTTGTAATCGCTGCTCGATTCGGCGCTGGTATTGATGGTCATATTGCCTCCTCCTGGCCCATTGCCGAGTCCTGTGCCACCAGTCgcgccacccccaccaccaccaccaccagttccGCCACCCCCGTGGCCCccctggtgatgatgatgatgatggtggtgatgatgcggATGAAGGCCCGTGCCGGTGCCGCTGTAGTTGACAGACGAGGATTTGCCGTTTCCGCTGGCAGGACCTCCGGCTCCACCGCCGCCCCCGTTGCTGCcgcccccaccacccccaccgccAAGCCCACCGCTAAGCCCACCGCTCCCGGGGCTCGAGCCGATGCCGTTGCTCCCGTTCGTGCCACCGTACGCCGACCGGCCAGGATAGTGATGATGGTTGAACGCGGGCTGCTCCAGAAACCGATGCAACGGTGGTGGACGCATCTGTGGCATATCTGTTGAATGGAGGAAGcgaaagaacgagagagagaacgtgaaAGCACGCGCGAatgagtgagtgaaaaaacaCGACCTGGATTAGGATATGCACACTGTCCCCAGCGTTACGCCAGCTACGAAATAAAGAGAGCTCATGTTACGGCCAGGATTCGCCCGGACTCTGCTGCCCGGACTCCGGACGGTGTCCCAGGGTGTCTTGGTCCATCTCGCCGGCGCGGATGCACACATTGGGGTTCCGGTCCCGGTGTGGGTGCGGGTGGGGCAAACAGGGGAACACAAAATTGAGAATATAAAAGGGAATTCAGTTGCGGTTACGCTTGCGGGAACCGCAAGCGGGAGAAACAACAGACGACCACGACGACTCCCGGTCGGTCGAACGTCCGCGCgcgctctcacacacacacaccctgggggtgggggagggggagggggagggggggaggaacAAGAGGGACGCGTGAGTGAAGGGATCATTAGCTTCGAGACTGCGGGTGACCGTCCACTGTCtcctttttgcctttttgtccACCCGAGTTTGGACTGTTTTCCCGGGCCGCCTGCCCTCGTTGGGCCACGTTgggttgcatttgtttttcgctttttcgctgttttgtcactttttctcgctcttcgaAGGGCGCTGAGCCCAGGCCCTGAGGAATGTgcgcccccctccccccagaGATGACGTTTCCGCCCCCAAGCGTGCATCTCTGGGTGTCCTGGGCGAAGGTCCAGGATATTGAATGGGTtcgcatttatttttacgCTTCCTATACATCGTCACCGTGGATGGGACCTTTTTCCGAACCCATCGCAAAGCGAGGTCAGTCAGTGTGTGCTGGGCTCCTTGCGATGGGTGGCCATCCTGGCGGGCGACATGCGTGCAAACGGGCATTACGTAATTGTGTCTGGCTAATTGGTGTGCCTCTTGGGTCCGCTGGCAACCGTACACTTCTCGAACGCGCTCACCCGAGTTAGGGCTCACCCCCAAAAAGGGCCTCTCGTGTCGACACGCATCGTGTTGCAATTCCAGCCGCACATATGGGCCCCCGTtcgatgcaaccgatgcaaccgatgcaagCGAAACAAGCGTGCCGACTTTTATGCGagtgcgttcgtttgttcgaagctaataaatatttttacgaCCTCCCCGGACATCCTCGTCCGATGTGGCCCTTTTACTAGGCTCACCCCCATCCGGGGCCGCCTGAATGCCgtcgatggaaaatcgaaacaatcgTTTGAATTGGCCCCCATTCCGGGAGCCCATAGAAAGGACACACGCTGCCGTATAGCGCGCTTGCCGGGAACGGGTTACAAGCTAATTTCTTAGACATGAAACGTTTGCCAGTGGGTCTGCTGAGACGAATAAATTGCAAACCCCAGCAGCGCACAGGCTCGCACTAAAAACAACGTTCCGATGCACGCGTGTCGTACGCCCGGTAAAACCCTTAAAGCTCACATGTGCGCCAAATGCGCCACCACCCTGACAGCCCGttgggggtgtgtgtgagctAAAACTCCCTTAAATTAAACGGCAGCTCGCATCGCAAACCCTCCTCGGAAGGCACTCTCGCAGCTCATCGCAGCAGGCGCTAATCATAGGGCTGTCAGGGCAAGGCCTTCTTGGATAATTAAACTCATTTCGCTGGGCGATGTTCACGATCACACCTCATGGTGGCGTTGCGTTGCTTAATCTTCCGGATGCCCGTTACTTTCCTCGACTCACGGGATTCATTTCAGCATCCTGCCGCATGGGgcaaaggggtggaaaatatgatttgattttcaattacacAATCAATCCGTAAAGCAGACGTGTCGTCGGCGAAAGGCGCCTCCTTCACGTTCGCTGGATggcgcccccttttttgcttaaaCCGCCCGTTATCCAGAGCCGTGACACgaaaacgtacaaaaaacaacaccctgCTGCATATCAGCACGGACCCGTCGGGGACGGTTGCCCTGCACCGTGAGAGTTTTCGTTCCCACCGATCGAGCAAACCGTCTCGATCCGCCGGAGACCGAGCCTGTCCGTACGCGAAACACGCCACGCCGGGAACTTTGGCTTCGTCTTATCCCACCCGTCGTCACGCTTAACTGATaaaactactgctgctgctgctgttactgctggtgctggcgctTTACAGACCGGCGACGGACTCGCGCGATAAGCACACCCCCGGGGACGCCCTTAGAAAGTCCTTCGGCTCGGTTGAATTTCTGCGGTCAGCCTGGTCAGCGGTGTACGGAGATGTGATTCGTGCTGATAGCGTGAATCGCGACAATCGGGAGCGGGACTTCTGCTTCTGCAAGGGTAGCGCGTGTGTTTCATCTGCGCTGAAGATCGACATGGGGAGAGTTGAgcgttacttttttttcccacgcaTCACGCCCAACTTCTAAACCTCCAGAGAAGCCTCTATTCCGGGTGTGAGTGATTTTGCCATTCACGAAAGCCTCACGGAGCCTCAAAGGACACATCCCGCGCCAAAGGGTAGGTGAGCTAAAGGGGTGTACCTAAaagtgcacacacaaaaaatgacaCACATGTCATACTTACTCGTCTTCGATCGTGGCTCCCGTGGACCATCCACCGTCACCTTAATCGCTTTGCAGTACGTCGTGACCTGTGGCAGTGTCGTGCAGATCGTGATGGTAAGCGTGAAACTTTTCCCTGCAaaaaaagtgagagagagagagaagagagaaccGAAGGGTGGTTAGTTTTCGTGGGGGTCGAGGAGGGGGGGAGAAGAGGActtcaaagcaaacaaacccccaaaaagcgCCACGGTGCAGTTTTGCGGAAGGATCCCACCCAGGATCTTACCGCGGGTGGCTCGTAAGTTTCGCTGCCTGGGTTTTGCCTTTGTTTAGCTTTAAAAAACTTTGTTTTTGGTTAGAAGATTACGCAAAAACCAGCCAAACGGTTCGCCACCGGCCACGattccacaccacacacagAGCCGGTGCACGGCGCAACATATTAAAAATGTAATCCGATTTACGACCTCGCTCCGTTATGCTAACCGTGACCGATGGGTTGATGGCACAACACAGAagggggtggagggaaaaaaggggcgcaAAAAGTCCGAAAAATCAAATGAGAGATAAGTATGTaagattattattattttgtccGCGCTCCgtttcacccaccaccgggcGTACCGTAGGTTTTCCGTTCGCTGGCGAAAGGGGGAAAATTTTGTGGAAAAGTTAAAGCAGCTTGACCGGGGAAATGCCCGCACGGCGAATGCTGGGAAGCTGTTAATGAACTTATTATGCTCTGCCCTTTTTGCCTTCCTTTTCACCGCACCCGAGTGCGTGTGCTCGGATCTCCGCGCCCGGATCGGATGTCCTGGCTAAATGTCACGTGCAGGTCGGCGTCCTTTAAGAGCCAAAACCGGTGGGTGGCCTTAATGGTTTGACGATACAATTAAAACAAGAGCCCGCACCCGGATCCCGGATGTTGATGTCCAGCCGCGGTACGCGCCCATTGAGCTGGTGGACAACGACAGGACTCGAGCCGTTTTGGAACCAGGGGGGCGGGTGGGGtgtgtaaaattaaattttgtccAGCTGCGTAAGTGATTGCGAACGAGTTTTGCGAAACATCGTTCAGCTTGTGCTCCAACGGTGGATGGTGCGTGCATTTTCGTGAACAGTCGCGTTTTGTTTACTGTAAAATGCTGTTTACTGTCAAGGCCTACTTGGTGTAAATAGCATTTTGCTTCCAGTGACAGCTAATCGGAAAATCAATCCGTGAAACTGTCCATTATAAACCATCGAAAAACACGCTAACGTGTTTGTATCAATTCGATCGGTGACCAACTCCTAAAAAAGTCCCACTTGCGCGTGGAACGGACGACGACGTATTAATTTGCATCCCCCACAATCCCCGTGAAAAGCTCATCCCCTTCCAGCTCCTGCCCGCCGTCCTTACCACCATTTCCCATCAGCCCAGTgctcggtgtgtttgtgtgcggcCTATGATGCATGCCGCCGTCATAAATATGATTTAACCGACAATTTAAATGTATTAAAGGCATATTAACACTTCGTTTTAACGATTCGCCCTAACCTTTCGGCGTTCGGCTGCCGCCTTTTGGAGCTTCAAATCGCGCCCCCGTGTGCCGCGCGGGATTGCTTTCGGGGGATTTCAGGCTCTGACTCACGAGGAAGCGAACCCCGCTTTGGAGCTTCGCCACCATCAAGCAAGGGGTGgcttcataatttatgctcaCCGGTTCCAGCATCACGTGCGGCTTTGTGCGGAGCGATTCGGTTCCTTCGAAGACGGACGCATTTTGCTGCACTACAATGTTGTCCCTTTAATGCTTGCGGGGCGTGACGGTTGTGGCTGCCAAATGTGGGCGCAGAGGGCGAGGAGGTCTCTGTTTTGTGGCGCACTTTAGCGGTTACACCCTTCGCCCCACGTTTTGCCACTCCACCGCGTGTTTGGCTGGCTTTCACCCCGACCGAACCCATCCATCGTCCGACGGCTTTACGACCACGGTTTGTGTAATATACTCGTTTATAGCCATCGGTTCCAGGATCGCCACCATGACCAGCAGCACTCCCCGTGCGGGCGacggatggtggtggttgggggcgaaggaaaagaattgaaaaacaacccccaacgTTCACGGCACGTCGAATCTTGCGACGTGGCCATGATACATGAGCGCAGGGATCGCGCCCATGAACATACATCTTCCAGTCGCAGGTCGCGATCGACGCGATCGTCATGTAAAGCTCACCCGACGTGTTGCTCATTAATATTACTGGCTGCGAGTGCGCGGTCTTCCTTTTGGGGGCCCGCAACAGATGTCTGCAGGTTGAGGCGTACTCCGCCACGCCACGCGCCTTCCGAACACGGGTCGCCCTAATCGGCTCAAGGACTCCAACAAAACGGACACCGCGGATGCGCGATTTATGCAGATAAAAGTGACCAGACCATCGGGCTCGCGGTGAAACCTAAATCGCCGGCGGAGATGCCTTTTGGAAAGATCAAAAGAAAGAACGGCAGGTACACGGCGTGCGCGGGAGCGCGGTAATGAGCTCACCGACGGCTCGTGACCCTTTTTTCTCTACCGAGACGCTGAAGGGCCCCGGCGAGGCGGACTATTTTATTAATGACGCGTGTCGGAAGTATTTGTTGAGATACGGGAAATCATCGAGCGCGTCCCGAAATCGCCTCCGGGGCAGCTTTCCGCCCGGAGCCAAACCGAGCCACGAGTCCCAAAAGGGACGGCACAAATTGGCCCACTCCCGGTTCCCTCCTAGTCCGGGTCCCCTCGGAGTGTGCAGCGATTTATCACCGCGCGAATGAAATGAACGGCTTCATCTGGCCACGACCGAGCAATGGCACGGATTGGAACTGATCTGTTTGTTTCTGGGTTCTGGGCTGATAAATTGAGACACCGGCACCGCTCATTCCTGAAGGCGCGCACGTCCGTAAAGGGCTGGATggattgggatttttttccacaccagccgcgtgcgtgtgtgtgtgtgatgcttGCTAGAAGAAAAGCTTCAACCATCGAGGCAGGCGatgctgccttttttccgCCCGAGTAACGTGATCGCACAGCTCGGTGAAGTGAACGGACTGGCTCGGGACTCTCGAAACCATAGAAACGAGACCCAGTAGACCTGGACCATGATGGGGCCCTTTGGGTGTACTTGTTGCTTTCTTGAAGGCGAATGGCTGCCGGGAATGCCACGCAAGCGAATGAAGCGTGCGTCGTCCTTCCGGTGCGCGAATCGCTGCTGCTGTGCTGTGACGACATGTGTTTGAGGCCCACCGAACAATGCCCGCCGCGTGCCTTTTACAGGCTAATCGCCCCAGCGAACAATGGAACCGAATTGCATGATCCAGGCACGATCGTACGGATAACAGATGCAACTCGGTGCATTATATCCACACCACACTAAaccagtagcagcagcagcagcagcagccggttTCGCCAAAAAGGCGCTCAGAATTCGTTAGGAAAATATAATTGCAATGCCGACATAATTATCATGTCCCACACCATATGTTGCTGCAGTTTGCCAAAGGCAAAGGGAGCGAATGTCCTTCGGTAGAGCGTCGTGTCTTTCTGCCCTCGAGAAAATGGCTTACCTCGTCCGGAGCGGCCCACGAAGCGGAGATCGTTGAATTTGGCCACCTGATTGCGCATCACGGCCGTGCAGTTCCGCAGCTCGGCACAGAAGTTCTCGTCGTTGCCAGCCCGGATGGTGACCATCGTTCCGTCGCTGACATCACCGAGCGAGATCACTTTGAAGGCGCTTGGGAGCGTTTTGTTCGAGCGCCAGTGGTTCGGCAGGGCGGAACAGAGAAAGTATGGGCTGTCGGTGCGTACTGGTGatcgaaagaaagaagaaaaacattcaataatTAATTGGCGTGGGCTGGATGATGCCCAGGAACCGGAAGGAACCGGAACACTAAGGGGAGTAATTGTGGGCTAGCTAGCAGAGCGAATGAGTGACAACTTTAACCGCACGGCACACATTTGAGGGTGTATTTTGGCCCTTCCGTAATCGGTCGGATAAGTGTGCCGATAAATGGAGTAACATTTGGGTTCGTTAAATGTGCGGAAGCCTGTGTTTAGAGGGGTTGATTAGGGGTCACTAAATGAGGGGTTTTGAGCTTtcattctccttttttttataaaattcaCTTGACTACTGTGCTAACCATTTAAATTTccaaataaactaaaaaagtGGCTCTTTAAACAGTGGCTTACAAGCCTCAGTTGGTTGAGCTTTAAACACTAAAATAGACATTTGAGCATGAATCTTAAATAGAATTGCAATAGCTCGTTAATGTAATAGCCTTCTCCATGTGATCTAACATCCTTTCACTGTCATGAGTGTTGCGTACTGATATTTAAACGCATTAATTACTAATTTAACTTCATTTCCCCAAAATTAGCAGGATATGAGAATTAATTTCAATGCCTTTTGCTTGCCTTCTGCAATGATTAGAAACATGCGAGTGGGATCATTCGATAGTCAATGAATAATCGCCTTTTTAGTGATGAGGCTCCTTTTAGTGGGATTTTCATTCGGCAGTCAATCGATACCTTGACGCTTTGTATCTCACCCAGAAGCCCCCAGAATGTCGAAAAATTCAATCATCGATAAGCGATCCCAGATTGATTGGGACCCTTTGGGCACATTCGATcaaggaagagaagaaaaaaatcatccctccCGTTCCCATCATGCACATTCCCATCACGGAGCACATTTCCACGGCACAAGCACCGATACGGGGGTATAAATTACACCTGAGCTGATCCATCCTGGATCTGCTTCCCTTTAGAATGCATCTCCTGGGACTCGTCGGCTACCGCCAAAAATCCGTCCATGTTCTATGGGTAGAATCGAtccgcacacaaaaaaaaacgctcctaAAGGAGGAAAAGTGCTCTCGAATGTACAAtcgcagcaaacaacaaaaaaatcccccccaaacacatacgcacacacacaaaccagaGACGGTGATGTCAATCGGTGAAACCCTATCTCAGGCCCTCGATCGACCCGATCGGTGGGGTAGTCGTTGgaagcggcagcagcagcagcagcagcagaacaatATTTAAGGCTTCTATCTCGCACCAATACGTGAGCCGTCGGTACCGACTTGTAGTGATCGGTGGCTCGCCGCCGGCGTATCTAATGATACGAGAAAACGGCTCGAGCGATCGAGTGAAGGCAGATGAAAATCTAACCCGAAAGGGTGGGATCGAGTTGCGCGTGAGTGTGGCTGCGACTCCTCACCTAGCTCGCCAGGGTACTGCTGTTCGGCTTCCATCACCATCCGCTCGATCCAGCGCAGATCGGCCGGGATGGGGCTGTCGTCGACGTCGAGGTTAGGGTTGGTGCGGTTCCCGGTGGAGGCGCTGCTACCTCGGCAGCTTCCGGTCGTGTCGCTAGCCTCCAGCATGTTGCCCGTCCCGGCTCCACTGGTACGCTTTCGTTGGCCCACCGACCGGACCAGGCTCGCAGATCGCACCGCACACGTCACCAGACTCATCGGGTGTACCCGGCCGTATCCGCATCCGGTGTACCGGATCGGCCGGTACACCTTCCGGAGGGTTTGGAACACTCACTCACAGGGCCT
This window harbors:
- the LOC128732125 gene encoding protein lozenge-like encodes the protein MSLVTCAVRSASLVRSVGQRKRTSGAGTGNMLEASDTTGSCRGSSASTGNRTNPNLDVDDSPIPADLRWIERMVMEAEQQYPGELVRTDSPYFLCSALPNHWRSNKTLPSAFKVISLGDVSDGTMVTIRAGNDENFCAELRNCTAVMRNQVAKFNDLRFVGRSGRGKSFTLTITICTTLPQVTTYCKAIKVTVDGPREPRSKTNMPQMRPPPLHRFLEQPAFNHHHYPGRSAYGGTNGSNGIGSSPGSGGLSGGLGGGGGGGGSNGGGGGAGGPASGNGKSSSVNYSGTGTGLHPHHHHHHHHHHQGGHGGGGTGGGGGGGGGNMTINTSAESSSDYKPNLALSDYTSAGDWTNGLGAPSSTSYMSTFSPVLQASPPSYVAYESCPMVDHPNYSLPTSAGVFLDNIQPYQDYYALSGPPPPPVAAVAPSASSQAGSQLGGQLASTGTGSGYVSKSGDLVEPSGYSYPHHAQWTNGYHGGYHHAHQYNHPVAPAPGCGSSLAVATQSPASYHTPAAAPPPPPMVLCPQMFSTVNQNQIHVHLHGSGSEKFEHYFGSTDNGFTINSFPGPSIRSVAAPVASSLSGSSVDIGLGTTHPDGSGGPGVATGDTALTALLSAHHEDSHQQPQQQHSAAQDQQQQQQQQQQQQDDSRGEESVTGDPSSVWRPY